A section of the Sphingomonas ginsenosidivorax genome encodes:
- a CDS encoding glycosyltransferase family 4 protein: MVKPADGGNIARLALIGNFLPRLCGIATFTTDVFTALRASFPDIAVDVYAMDDHPGRYDYPPEVTATIPEADLSAYIETARAIETSGAQAIWVQHEYGIFGGPSGEHILTLLDRTTLPVIVTLHTVLEKPSVDERRVLEGLLRRASRVIVMAERGRDILQRVYGANPRQIVMIPHGVPDRDLLDTSVNKAKFGWEGRKVVLTFGLLAPNKGIETVIEALPTVIARHPDLLYVVLGATHPNLVAHEGEKYRDTLKALAADRGVSDNITFIDAFLEHGELIDYLQAADIYLTPYTNPAQITSGTLSYAIGVGRPVISTPYVHATEILADGHGVLVPFRDVAAFAREIDALLSSDRDRTRLSERAYARGRTMIWPKLAEAALAEIRAVVAARPFRLAKPQPPLKPLAPDFAAVERMSDSTGMLQHSIYSVPDRRHGYCIDDNARALILMSAMPDLDEVTRDKWATIYASFVQYAWNPDERRFRNFMRFDRSWCEDVGSEDSNGRTLWALGVTARDAQMAKHRDWATALFDATASLALELGSLRAQGFAMLGAAAMLEAKPGHRLSLEILRKFPDIHLALLAEARRPEWQWFEIVLAYDNARLPQALIRAGQALGRQDLIDCGLSTLDWIVGKQTSPEGRFRAVGSESFGRPYAEPLQFDQQPLEAQATVDACAAAFDATGDRRWHDEAQRAYGWFLGANDLDLPLASINDGGCFDGLMPTGLNRNQGAESILALQLANCAISGVSKASQSVAGASRVVA, encoded by the coding sequence ATGGTGAAACCGGCGGACGGAGGCAATATCGCGCGACTGGCGCTGATCGGTAATTTCTTGCCCAGGCTGTGCGGTATCGCGACCTTCACGACCGACGTGTTCACCGCGCTCCGCGCGAGCTTTCCCGACATCGCCGTCGACGTCTACGCGATGGACGATCATCCCGGCCGCTACGACTATCCACCCGAGGTCACCGCGACGATCCCAGAGGCCGACCTCTCCGCCTATATCGAGACCGCACGCGCGATCGAGACTAGCGGCGCGCAGGCGATTTGGGTCCAGCACGAATACGGCATCTTCGGCGGGCCGTCGGGCGAACATATCCTGACGCTGCTCGACCGCACGACCCTGCCGGTCATCGTCACGCTGCACACCGTCCTCGAAAAGCCGAGTGTCGACGAACGCCGTGTGCTCGAGGGCTTGCTGCGCCGGGCATCGCGCGTCATCGTGATGGCCGAGCGCGGCCGCGACATCCTGCAGCGCGTCTATGGCGCCAACCCGCGCCAGATCGTCATGATCCCACACGGCGTGCCCGACCGTGACCTGCTCGACACGTCGGTGAACAAGGCGAAGTTCGGCTGGGAAGGCCGCAAGGTCGTCCTGACCTTCGGCCTGCTCGCGCCCAACAAGGGCATCGAGACGGTGATCGAGGCGCTGCCCACGGTGATCGCGCGCCATCCCGACCTGCTCTACGTCGTGCTCGGCGCGACGCACCCGAACCTCGTCGCGCATGAGGGCGAGAAGTATCGCGACACGCTGAAGGCCCTCGCGGCCGACCGCGGCGTCAGCGACAACATCACCTTCATCGACGCATTCCTCGAACATGGCGAGCTCATCGATTATCTGCAGGCCGCGGACATCTATCTGACGCCCTATACGAACCCCGCCCAGATCACCTCGGGGACGCTGTCCTACGCGATCGGCGTCGGCCGGCCGGTCATCTCGACGCCGTACGTCCACGCGACCGAGATCCTGGCCGACGGCCACGGCGTGCTCGTCCCGTTCCGCGACGTCGCCGCGTTCGCGCGTGAGATCGACGCGCTGCTGTCGAGCGACCGCGACCGCACCCGCCTGTCGGAGCGCGCCTATGCACGCGGCCGCACGATGATCTGGCCGAAGCTGGCCGAGGCTGCCCTCGCCGAGATCCGCGCGGTCGTCGCCGCCCGCCCTTTCCGCCTGGCGAAACCGCAGCCGCCGCTTAAACCGCTCGCACCCGATTTCGCGGCGGTCGAGCGGATGAGCGATTCGACGGGCATGCTGCAGCATTCGATCTATTCGGTGCCGGATCGCCGCCACGGCTATTGCATCGACGACAACGCACGCGCGCTGATCCTGATGAGCGCGATGCCCGACCTGGACGAGGTCACGCGCGACAAATGGGCAACGATCTACGCATCATTCGTCCAATACGCCTGGAACCCCGACGAACGCCGCTTCCGCAACTTCATGCGGTTCGATCGCAGCTGGTGCGAGGATGTCGGGTCGGAGGATTCGAACGGCCGTACGCTCTGGGCGCTGGGCGTCACCGCGCGGGACGCCCAGATGGCGAAGCACCGCGACTGGGCCACGGCGCTGTTCGACGCGACCGCCAGCCTGGCCCTCGAATTGGGGAGCCTGCGCGCGCAGGGTTTCGCGATGCTCGGCGCGGCGGCGATGCTAGAGGCCAAGCCCGGCCACCGGCTGTCGCTCGAGATCCTGCGGAAATTCCCCGACATCCACCTCGCGCTGCTGGCGGAGGCGCGCCGTCCCGAATGGCAGTGGTTCGAGATCGTGCTCGCCTATGACAATGCCCGCCTGCCCCAGGCGCTGATCCGCGCGGGCCAAGCGCTCGGGCGACAGGACCTGATCGACTGCGGGCTGTCGACGCTCGACTGGATCGTCGGCAAGCAGACCTCGCCGGAGGGCCGCTTCCGCGCGGTCGGCAGCGAGAGCTTCGGCCGCCCCTATGCCGAGCCGCTGCAGTTCGACCAGCAGCCGCTCGAGGCGCAGGCGACCGTCGACGCCTGCGCGGCCGCGTTCGACGCCACCGGCGACCGCCGCTGGCACGACGAGGCGCAGCGCGCCTATGGCTGGTTCCTCGGCGCGAACGACCTCGACCTGCCGCTGGCCAGCATCAACGACGGCGGCTGTTTCGACGGATTGATGCCGACCGGGCTCAACCGCAACCAGGGCGCCGAGTCGATTCTCGCCTTGCAGCTCGCCAATTGCGCCATTTCTGGGGTTTCAAAGGCATCGCAAAGCGTGGCAGGAGCTTCGCGCGTCGTCGCATAA
- a CDS encoding glycoside hydrolase family 130 protein yields MDLFNHQLRLHADPSRVVVRPFHIAWGGHGGAPSRTERLVGEVLEMSPAEARTQLEVVLKDFEARHWQTRRVFMTRYDQIEDMLGLDGSEIGDEKRQLIGAYFCHEYSYAAAALMNPSAVPHFDQSGMPPGSLRVLMSMRAVGEGHISSVAFREGIITDGNQMKLAPEPPFATATDAVGSGEDEMPIGPVTVYRHRDSTLSGTVIFPITQAQSKGLEDLRIVQFVHDDGSLEWIGTYTAYNGSVIQSELMRTRDFRAFDLVPMTGRAARNKGMALFPRKVNGQYMMIGRQDGENLFLLKSDTLTDWDDGEKILEPTYPWELVQIGNCGPPIELDEGWLLLTHGVGAMRKYSIGAVLLDKDDPSKVLGRTTQPILAAKDQDREGYVPNVVYSCGALRHGDTIFMPYGIADSSVGFAFVKIREMLEAMGK; encoded by the coding sequence ATGGACCTTTTCAACCACCAGCTGAGGCTGCACGCGGATCCGTCGCGTGTGGTCGTCCGCCCGTTTCACATCGCGTGGGGCGGTCATGGAGGCGCCCCGAGCCGCACCGAGCGGCTGGTCGGCGAAGTCCTCGAAATGTCCCCCGCCGAGGCGCGGACGCAGCTGGAGGTCGTGCTCAAGGACTTCGAGGCGCGGCACTGGCAGACGCGGCGTGTGTTCATGACGCGCTACGACCAGATCGAGGACATGCTCGGCCTCGACGGCAGCGAGATCGGTGACGAGAAGCGTCAGCTGATCGGCGCCTATTTCTGCCACGAATATTCCTACGCTGCCGCCGCGCTGATGAACCCGAGTGCGGTGCCGCACTTCGACCAGTCGGGCATGCCGCCGGGGTCGCTGCGCGTGCTGATGTCGATGCGGGCAGTCGGCGAGGGCCATATCTCGTCGGTCGCGTTCCGCGAGGGCATCATCACCGACGGCAACCAGATGAAGCTGGCGCCCGAGCCGCCGTTCGCGACCGCGACCGACGCGGTCGGCAGCGGCGAGGACGAGATGCCGATCGGCCCCGTCACCGTCTATCGCCACCGCGACAGCACGCTCAGCGGCACCGTCATTTTCCCGATCACCCAGGCGCAGTCCAAGGGGCTCGAGGACCTGCGCATCGTCCAGTTCGTCCACGACGACGGGTCGCTCGAATGGATCGGCACCTACACCGCGTATAACGGGTCGGTGATCCAGTCCGAGCTGATGCGCACGCGCGATTTCCGCGCGTTCGATCTCGTCCCCATGACCGGTCGCGCCGCGCGCAACAAGGGCATGGCGCTGTTCCCGCGGAAGGTGAACGGCCAGTATATGATGATCGGCCGGCAGGACGGCGAGAACCTGTTCCTGCTCAAGTCGGACACGCTGACCGACTGGGACGATGGCGAGAAGATCCTCGAGCCGACCTATCCGTGGGAACTCGTCCAGATCGGCAATTGCGGTCCGCCGATCGAGCTCGACGAAGGCTGGCTGCTGCTGACGCACGGCGTCGGCGCGATGCGCAAATACTCGATCGGCGCGGTGCTGCTCGACAAGGACGATCCCTCGAAGGTGCTCGGCCGCACGACGCAGCCGATCCTCGCCGCCAAGGACCAGGACCGCGAGGGCTATGTCCCCAACGTCGTCTACAGCTGCGGCGCGCTGCGCCACGGCGACACGATCTTCATGCCCTATGGCATCGCCGACAGCTCGGTCGGCTTCGCGTTCGTGAAGATCCGCGAAATGCTCGAGGCGATGGGGAAGTAA
- a CDS encoding OPT family oligopeptide transporter produces the protein MTDTARIAAPRMRELTFRGIVLGGIITLLFTAANVYLGLKIGLTFATSIPAAVISMAILRGFKDSTILENNIVQTIASAAGTLAAIIFVLPGLVMIGWWQGFPFFTTAAITMFGGILGVLFSVPLRRALVVDTVLPYPEGRAAAEVLKVGAGSREGGEESAAGLKIIVVNAVVSAGFAILTQTKLAAAEAATYFRVGAGATGISGGLSFALLGAGHLVGISVGMAMFAGVVIGWWILLPILTAQIGVGTGTVEALAGTVFRSDVRFFGAGVIGIAAIWTLLKIAGPVIGGVRSALAASAAKRGGAVLALEERDIPIGIVGAASLAMLVPIGILLWTALAGGPLEASAIGLIVGSLIFILVIGLVIAAVCGYMAGLIGASNSPVSGIGILSILAASILLVAWFGRAVEPRTTQALVAYALIVTGIVFGVATISNDNLQDLKTGQLVGATPWKQQVALLIGVVFGSLVVPPVLNLLGSTLGFAGAPGAGPNALAAPQAALISALAKGVLGGNLNWAMIGYGAIAGVAVIIVDEALGRAGKMRLPPLGVGLGVYLPMAVTLPVSIGAVIGWAYDRWARGSRDPERAERMGVLTATGMIVGESLWGVGFAGIVYLTNKETPLALVGDGFATVALVGGTLLFAVLTWLLYRRTMAAAR, from the coding sequence ATGACCGACACTGCCCGTATCGCTGCCCCGCGCATGCGCGAATTGACGTTCCGGGGGATCGTGCTCGGCGGAATCATCACGCTGCTGTTCACCGCGGCGAACGTCTATCTGGGGCTCAAGATCGGGCTGACCTTCGCGACCTCGATCCCCGCCGCGGTGATCTCGATGGCGATCCTGCGCGGGTTCAAGGATTCGACGATCCTCGAGAACAACATCGTCCAGACGATCGCTTCGGCCGCGGGGACGCTGGCGGCGATCATCTTCGTGCTGCCGGGGCTGGTGATGATCGGCTGGTGGCAGGGCTTCCCGTTCTTCACGACCGCCGCAATCACGATGTTCGGCGGTATCCTCGGCGTGCTGTTCTCGGTGCCGCTGCGCCGTGCGCTCGTCGTCGACACGGTGCTGCCCTATCCCGAGGGGCGCGCGGCGGCCGAGGTGCTGAAGGTCGGCGCGGGCAGCCGGGAGGGTGGCGAAGAGAGCGCCGCCGGCCTGAAGATTATCGTCGTCAACGCGGTCGTCTCGGCCGGGTTCGCAATCCTGACGCAGACCAAGCTCGCCGCCGCCGAGGCCGCGACCTATTTCCGCGTCGGTGCGGGCGCCACCGGGATTTCGGGCGGACTGTCGTTCGCGCTGCTCGGCGCAGGCCATCTGGTCGGCATTTCCGTGGGCATGGCGATGTTCGCGGGCGTGGTGATCGGCTGGTGGATCCTGCTGCCGATCCTGACCGCGCAGATCGGCGTGGGAACGGGGACGGTCGAGGCGCTCGCCGGCACGGTGTTCCGGTCGGACGTCCGCTTCTTCGGCGCAGGCGTGATCGGCATCGCGGCGATCTGGACGCTGCTCAAGATCGCCGGACCCGTGATCGGCGGCGTGCGCTCGGCGCTGGCGGCTTCGGCGGCCAAGCGCGGCGGCGCGGTGCTGGCGCTCGAGGAGCGCGACATTCCGATCGGGATCGTCGGCGCGGCGTCGCTCGCGATGCTGGTGCCGATCGGCATCCTGCTCTGGACCGCGCTGGCGGGCGGGCCGCTGGAGGCGTCCGCGATTGGGCTGATCGTCGGCAGCCTGATCTTCATCCTCGTCATCGGCCTCGTGATCGCGGCGGTGTGCGGGTACATGGCGGGGCTGATCGGCGCGTCCAACTCGCCGGTGTCGGGGATCGGGATCCTCTCGATCCTCGCCGCATCGATCCTGCTGGTCGCCTGGTTCGGCCGCGCGGTCGAGCCCAGGACGACGCAGGCGCTGGTCGCCTATGCGCTGATCGTCACGGGGATCGTGTTCGGCGTGGCCACGATCTCGAACGACAATCTGCAGGACCTGAAGACCGGGCAACTGGTCGGCGCGACGCCGTGGAAGCAGCAGGTCGCGTTGCTGATCGGCGTGGTGTTCGGCTCGCTGGTGGTGCCGCCAGTGCTCAACCTGCTCGGCAGCACGCTCGGCTTCGCCGGCGCGCCGGGGGCGGGGCCGAACGCGCTGGCGGCCCCGCAGGCCGCGCTGATCTCGGCACTGGCGAAGGGCGTGCTGGGCGGCAATCTCAACTGGGCGATGATCGGCTATGGTGCGATCGCCGGGGTGGCCGTGATCATCGTCGACGAAGCGCTCGGCCGCGCGGGAAAGATGCGGCTGCCGCCGCTCGGCGTGGGTCTCGGCGTCTATCTGCCGATGGCGGTGACGCTGCCGGTATCGATCGGCGCGGTGATCGGCTGGGCCTATGACCGCTGGGCGCGGGGCTCGCGCGATCCGGAGCGCGCCGAACGGATGGGTGTGCTGACCGCGACCGGAATGATCGTCGGCGAGAGCCTGTGGGGTGTCGGCTTCGCGGGGATCGTCTACCTCACCAACAAGGAAACGCCGCTGGCGCTGGTCGGTGACGGGTTCGCGACCGTGGCGCTGGTCGGCGGGACGCTGCTTTTCGCGGTGCTGACGTGGCTGCTGTATCGGCGGACGATGGCGGCGGCACGATAA